From one Malus sylvestris chromosome 1, drMalSylv7.2, whole genome shotgun sequence genomic stretch:
- the LOC126616037 gene encoding uncharacterized protein LOC126616037 isoform X2: MVSKRQREARKKFRVEHPELAKQPTPPKDPTRKKDKKKSSFKRKKAPSDPAKPSKNPHRKHPLRVPGMKPGDSCFICKSTEHIAKLCPEKVQWDKHKICLYCRQRGHSIKNCLNKKDDSVAEKLCYNCGENGHSLSNCPYPLEDGGTKFAKCFICNGTGHLSKNCPENTHGIYPKGGSCKVCGGVTHLAKDCPNKSNSSMSAGRSPHSWKESDLPRGKVTKFLSGDDLEDDFSFIDEKKSGGTQHKSADAVSGMAVSDECKLKFGELKAKRNYRFIVFKIDKQEVVVEKLGSPDETYEDFAESLPADECRYAVFDFDFTTSENCQKSKIFFIAWSPEISRVRMKMVYASSRDRFKRELDGIQVELQATDPSEMSLDIIKGRAL, encoded by the exons ATGGTGAGCAAGAGACAGAGAGAAGCTCGGAAGAAATTCCGAGTAGAACACCCGGAACTGGCTAAACAGCCGACTCCGCCCAAAGACCCAACCAGGAAGAAGGACAAGAAGAAGAGCTCGTTCAAGCGCAAAAAAGCACCCAGCGACCCAGCCAAACCCAGCAAAAACCCCCATAGAAAACACCCCCTCAGAGTCCCCGGCATGAAGCCCGGCGACAGCTGCTTCATCTGCAAATCCACCGAACATATCGCCAAGCTCTGCCCCGAGAAAGTTCAGTGGGATAAGCACAAG ATATGTTTATATTGTCGACAACGTGGGCATAGCATCAAGAATTGCCTCAACAAGAAAGACGATTCTGTGGCTGAGAAGTTATGTTATAATTGTGGGGAAAATGGACATTCGCTTTCTAACTGCCCCTACCCTCTTGAAGACG GAGGAACTAAATTTGCCAAGTGCTTCATCTGTAATGGGACGGGTCACTTGAGCAAGAACTGCCCTGAAAATACTCATGGGATTTATCCAAAG GGTGGTAGTTGTAAAGTTTGTGGGGGTGTAACACACTTGGCGAAGGATTGTCCTAACAAAAGCAACAGTTCGATGTCTGCTGGTAGATCTCCTCACTCGT GGAAAGAAAGTGATCTGCCAAGAGGAAAGGTTACAAAATTTCTCAGTGGAGACGACCTTGAGGACGATTTCAGTTTCATAGATGAGAAGAAAAGTGGCGGTACACAACACAAGTCTGCAGAT GCGGTGTCTGGCatggccgtgagtgatgaatGCAAACTCAAGTTCGGGGAGCTAAAAGCGAAGAGAAATTACCGATTCATTGTATTCAAGATTGACAAACAAGAAGTGGTGGTAGAGAAACTTGGCAGCCCAGATGAAACATATGAGGATTTCGCGGAGTCCCTGCCAGCTGATGAGTGCCGCTATGCTGTCTTCGATTTTGATTTCACCACTTCTGAGAACTGCCAGAAAAGCAAGATTTTCTTCATTGCATG GTCTCCTGAGATATCAAGGGTGAGAATGAAGATGGTGTATGCAAGCTCTAGAGATCGATTCAAGAGGGAACTTGACGGCATTCAAGTCGAGTTGCAGGCAACTGATCCGAGCGAAATGAGCCTCGACATTATTAAAGGCCGAGCTCTTTAA
- the LOC126616043 gene encoding tubulin beta-1 chain, with protein sequence MREILHIQGGQCGNQIGAKFWEVVCAEHGIDATGRYQGDNELQLERVNVYYNEASCGRFVPRAVLMDLEPGTMDSVRSGPYGQIFRPDNFVFGQSGAGNNWAKGHYTEGAELIDSVLDVVRKEAENCDCLQGFQVCHSLGGGTGSGMGTLLISKIREEYPDRMMLTFSVFPSPKVSDTVVEPYNATLSVHQLVENADECMVLDNEALYDICFRTLKLTTPSFGDLNHLISATMSGVTCCLRFPGQLNSDLRKLAVNLIPFPRLHFFMVGFAPLTSRGSQQYRALTVPELTQQMWDAKNMMCAADPRHGRYLTASAMFRGKMSTKEVDEQMINVQNKNSSYFVEWIPNNVKSTVCDIPPTGLKMASTFIGNSTSIQEMFRRVSEQFTAMFRRKAFLHWYTGEGMDEMEFTEAESNMNDLVSEYQQYQDATADEEGYDYEEEEEVQEEA encoded by the exons ATGCGTGAGATTCTCCACATCCAGGGAGGCCAGTGCGGCAACCAGATCGGCGCCAAGTTCTGGGAGGTCGTCTGCGCCGAGCACGGCATCGACGCCACCGGCCGATACCAGGGCGACAACGAGCTCCAGCTCGAGCGCGTCAATGTCTACTACAACGAAGCCAGCTGTGGGAGGTTCGTCCCACGCGCCGTCCTCATGGATCTCGAGCCGGGAACCATGGACAGCGTCAGATCAGGGCCCTACGGCCAGATTTTCCGCCCTGATAACTTCGTCTTCGGCCAGTCCGGCGCCGGAAACAACTGGGCTAAGGGTCATTACACCGAAGGCGCCGAGTTGATCGACTCGGTCCTCGACGTCGTCAGGAAGGAAGCCGAGAACTGCGATTGCTTGCAAG GTTTTCAGGTTTGTCACTCTTTGGGAGGCGGGACTGGGTCCGGAATGGGAACTCTTCTCATTTCCAAGATCCGTGAGGAGTACCCGGACCGAATGATGCTCACATTCTCCGTGTTTCCGTCGCCGAAGGTGTCCGACACCGTCGTTGAGCCATACAATGCAACTCTCTCAGTTCACCAGCTTGTTGAAAATGCAGATGAGTGTATGGTTTTGGACAACGAAGCTCTCTACGACATTTGCTTCCGAACACTGAAGCTCACTACTCCCAGCT TTGGCGACCTCAATCATCTTATTTCTGCTACCATGAGTGGCGTAACCTGCTGCCTTCGTTTTCCTGGTCAACTCAACTCAGATCTCCGCAAGCTTGCTGTTAATCTCATCCCATTCCCCCGATTGCACTTCTTCATGGTTGGGTTTGCTCCGCTCACATCCCGTGGATCCCAGCAGTACAGGGCCCTTACTGTTCCAGAGCTCACTCAACAGATGTGGGATGCAAAGAACATGATGTGCGCCGCTGATCCACGTCATGGGCGGTATTTGACTGCCTCAGCCATGTTCCGTGGCAAGATGAGCACCAAGGAAGTTGACGAACAGATGATCAATGTCCAGAACAAGAACTCGTCCTACTTTGTTGAGTGGATCCCGAACAATGTCAAGTCCACTGTTTGTGATATTCCACCAACGGGTCTGAAGATGGCTTCGACCTTCATTGGCAACTCCACATCCATTCAGGAAATGTTCAGGAGGGTGAGTGAGCAGTTCACTGCTATGTTCCGCAGAAAGGCTTTCTTGCATTGGTACACCGGAGAGGGAATGGACGAGATGGAGTTCACCGAGGCAGAGAGCAACATGAACGACCTTGTTTCGGAGTACCAGCAGTACCAGGATGCTACAGCCGATGAGGAGGGTTACGACtatgaagaggaagaggaagttCAGGAGGAGGCTTGA
- the LOC126616037 gene encoding actin-depolymerizing factor 7-like isoform X1 — MAVSGMAVSDECKLKFGELKAKRNYRFIVFKIDKQEVVVEKLGSPDETYEDFAESLPADECRYAVFDFDFTTSENCQKSKIFFIAWSPEISRVRMKMVYASSRDRFKRELDGIQVELQATDPSEMSLDIIKGRAL; from the exons ATG GCGGTGTCTGGCatggccgtgagtgatgaatGCAAACTCAAGTTCGGGGAGCTAAAAGCGAAGAGAAATTACCGATTCATTGTATTCAAGATTGACAAACAAGAAGTGGTGGTAGAGAAACTTGGCAGCCCAGATGAAACATATGAGGATTTCGCGGAGTCCCTGCCAGCTGATGAGTGCCGCTATGCTGTCTTCGATTTTGATTTCACCACTTCTGAGAACTGCCAGAAAAGCAAGATTTTCTTCATTGCATG GTCTCCTGAGATATCAAGGGTGAGAATGAAGATGGTGTATGCAAGCTCTAGAGATCGATTCAAGAGGGAACTTGACGGCATTCAAGTCGAGTTGCAGGCAACTGATCCGAGCGAAATGAGCCTCGACATTATTAAAGGCCGAGCTCTTTAA